ATCCCGATCTCGCGGATGCCATTAGGTGAGCTGTTTTCGGGTTTATTTATGGGCTTTGTGATTATTTTTATCTCTGCCTATATTCATACGGACGAGCATGTGGTATCGCTGCTGTTTCAGAACGGCTGGGTCAGCCTGAATATCAACATCATGGAAGTGCTGTATCTGTTCTGGTTCTCCGTGCCGGCTATTCTGGGGATTGCAGGGATTATGCTCGCTAATAATATTTGTGATATTGATGAAGATGTGGAGAACCGCAGGTATACGCTTCCGGTGTACATAGGCCGCCGCAATGCGCTCGTGCTGTTTAAATATCTCTACTATGTCTCTTATCTGGATCTTGTAGTGCTGCTGATATTAGGGATTAACCCTATTTTAGTCCTGTTAATTCTACTCACGCTGATTCCGCTTCATCGAAATATCGCATTGTTCACACAAAAGCAGGAGAAGGCGAGCACCTTTATTCTTGCCGTCAAAAATTTCGTGTTGATGAACGCGGCGCGTATTGTTGTGCTGGGTGTGGCTGTGTTATTAAATGCGATAATGTAACTTCTCTTCATTTGAATTAAAAAGCAGTATCTATCGGAGATGAAGCTCCTTTAGGTGCTGCTTTTTTGCGTTCGGATTACTCTTTTCTATTAGTGATGGGTTTCATTCTATGATAAGGTGTCTTAAAGTATAGTAACTAATCCAAGGGAAGAGGTGTAGCCATTATGGTACAGAAGCTTCGCTGGGGAATCATAGGCTGTGCGCAGATTGCGACAGGTTCAGTGATGCCAGCTATCATGAATTCAGATTCGGGAGTGATTACAGCGGTGGCAAGTCGTGGCTTGGAAAAAAGCAGCGCTGTAGCCGCAGAGTTCGGAATAGAGAAAGCATATGGCAGTTATGAAGAGTTACTTGCGGATAAAGAAATTGATGCGGTGTATGTTCCGCTCCCTAATCATCTCCATCGTGAATGGGTGATCCGAGCGGCGGAAGCCGGTAAGCATGTGTTATGTGAGAAACCGATCGCACTGAACAGCCAGGAGGCTGCAGAGATGGTAAAAGCGTGTAACGATGCAGGGGTTCACTTAGCAGAAGCGTATATGTATCGGCATCATCCTCGAATTGCCGAAGTACAAGCGATTATCGCTAGCGGTGAAATCGGAGAATTACGCTCGATTCGAGGCACGTTTACTTACAATGATGCTACGGACACTTCAAATATTCGTTTTAAATCGGCTTGGGGTGGCGGCTCGCTTTATGATGTAGGCTGTTATCCGTTAAGCGCGGCACGATTGTTGTTTGGGACGGAGCCGGATGCTGTGACCGTGCATGCGAAGTTCTCCCCTGAACATGATAATGTAGATATGATGGCTTCAGGCCTGGTAGAATTTCCGAATGATCTAAGCTTGATCTTTGATTGCGGAATGTGGGCATACAACCGCCAGCTGTTAGAGATTCTTGGGACCGATGGGATGATTGAAGTGCCTATGCCTTTTAATGCTAGAGATGAGGATGCGGAATTCTTTGTGCATTCTGGTGACGGGGTAAGACGGGTTGAGGCTACTGGGGCTAATCCGTACATTCGACAGGTGGATGATTTTGCAGCTGCTGTGTTCACTGGCGAGAGATTCATTGCGCCGGAGGACCCCGTGCTGAGTATGCGGCTGATCGAGACTTGTCTTGCTTCGGCTAAACAGCGGCAAAGAATTAGTATGCTGTAAAAGCTGTTTCTAATATAGATCTACGCAAAAAAACCTCCGGCTTTCTGCTATGAGCAGATGCCGAAGGTTTTTTTTGTGTGTTTGGCTTTTACACTGTGCCCAAGAGAATATCATCTTCGTCATCATTGCTATTAAACGCTGCGCGGTCAAATTCACCTTCTGAATCGGCAACTAGCAGAGCGGTTACAGCTGTTCCAGTTGCATTTACAGCGGTACGCCCCATATCGATGAGCGCTTCCACACCCGCAACGATAGCGATTCCTTCAAGCGGTAGACCGAGAGCGGTTAGCACTACAGTGGTGGAGATTACCGCAGGGCCAGGAACCCCGGCTACACCAATGGAAGAGATGATACTTACTAATACGAGTGTGGCGTAGTCGGTCCAGTTCAGATCAATGCCGAATACTTGAGCGGTAAACACAGCCACAATGGCCGGCCAAATCCCGCCGCACGCGTTAAAGTTCACGGTTGCACCTAATGGGGCAATAAAGCTCGCGATCCGTGGGGAGACATGAAGCCGCTTCGTAATCACCTCGAGATTAACAGGAAGTGTTGCGTAGCTGCTTCTGGTTGTGAAGGCGACAGTAATGGTTGGATAAATTTTGCGGAAGAAACGAATTGGATTCACCTTCGCTACTAATAGAACCAGCCCACCGAAGATCAGTACGAAATGTATAATCATTGCGACATAGGAGGTTATTATTACGCTACCTAACTCCTGCAACGTCTCCCAGCCATAACGTGCGGTAATTCCGGCAATCAGCGCGAATACGCCGTAAGGCGTCAGGCGAATAATGAATTTCACGACCTGATGCAGCACCAGTGTCAGTGATTCAATTAGATCTCGTACAGGTTTCACGGCTTCTGGCTTCTTGGAACCGATCTTGATTATAGCTACGGCTAGGAATATTGCGAAAATGAGTAAAGGCACAACCTTACCCGTCGCCGCTTCGTTCACAGGGTTAGATGGAACAAGATCCAGTATTACCTGAGAGAAGGTCGGGATTTCCCGCGCGGCAAAATCTGCGGGTACATCTTGTTGTATGCCTTGACCAGGATTGAAGAGCAGGGCAATCGAAAGGCCAATAATAGAAGCAACACCTGTTGTCCCGAGGAACCAGGCAAAGGTCTTGATTCCTATTTTGCGTAAATATTCTAGGTTGGTTAAGGAAGAGATGCTGTTCAATACAAGAATGAATACTAATGGAATAACGAGCATGCGAATCAGGCTGACATAGATGCTGCCGAATGTACTAATGGCTTTCGTCTCTAAGTCGAAATACTGAAAGAATATACCTGCTATAAGTCCGATCCCGAGTCCGATAAGTACCCGTGCGCCAAACCCAATTCTTTTACGTGCCAGCAGAAACAAAATTCCAAACACAACAATGGAAACGACAAATCCATACCAGTTAGTTTCAATAGCGGACAACAAATTGTTGTCTATGTTCATTAACAACCCCCCTTAAACCTAGTTGTTCAATATGTAAAATCCTGATGATCAATCTATATACAATTTATAGTAAAGTCGATGTGATAATATGTTAAAAATAAATAATTCCGATAAAAACCATGTGAAAAATAAAAAAATGATTGACAAGGGAGTAAAGCATGAATAATATGGGAATCAATCATTAAGCCATTGGAATCGACTGGACAGCCGGAGATTCAACGAATGACGCGTAGTAAGCGTCTCGTTGAGTCTCTTTTTTACCTGCAAAAATACATTTTTTAATGATACGCGGAGGGCTAAAACAAGAATACCTGCAAATCTGCAGGTATCCTTACTTCAGGTGAAGTCTCCGAGCTGTAAGTGAGGATATACCTGTAAATTTGCAGGTTTAGGATTTAATGAAGAGAATATCTGCTCAAAAAACTGTACTCATGCAGGTTTTCTTTAGTCCAGCGAAAGGTACGGATGAATAAGAGGAAATAACATTTTTATAGTGGGATGTGAGCGAGGGCTCATGAAAGTTTTTTATTATAGCCCTTACAGGATCAAATCTAAAGTTAAAATGTAATGCAAATTTTTCCGAAGTACGACCCCTTAGCCAAGTGATGCAATGCTTCAACAGTATGTTCAAATAGGAACACAGAGTCAATGATCGGGCGAAGTCCATTTTGTTCGACTGCACGGTTCATCGTCTCGAACATGTCACGACTACCAACATTGATGGCTTGAAGGCGCGCTTTTCTCAGAATGGCAGGGATGATTTCAAAGCCTTCCACTTGGAAGCCCGACAGACCGCCTACCAGGCTGATTCTTCCACCCACCCGCAGCGCCCGGATAGACTTATTTAATGTAGATGATCCACCGAGATCAACAATATGGTCTGCTCCGCGTCCCCCTGTCAGCTCAAGGACAGCCTTATCCCATTCAGGATTTTTTAAATAATTGACACCAAAATCGGCTCCTAATCCTTTGGCCCGCTTAAGCTTCTCATCGCTGCTTGATGTGATGATTACCTGTGCGCCGTGAAGCTTGGTAAATTGAAGCGCGAATAGAGAAACTCCACCCGTTCCTTGGATCACTACAGTCTCTCCAGCTTTAACCTTACCTTCTTCAACAATAGCATGCCATGCTGTAACGCCTGCGCAAGGAAGTGTTGCCGCCTCTTCATCTGTCAATAGATCGGGCACACGAACCAATCCCTCCTCGGGAAGCACAACATATTCCGCAAGCAGCCCATTCAAGGGACTTCCTAACGAGCTCACCCAATTTTCTTGTGTCGGTTCTCCCGAAATCCAGCTTTGAGTAAAAATACCGCTCACCCGGTCACCAATCTTGAATTTGGACGTATGTTCACCTAAGGCGACAACTTCACCAACACCGTCCGATACCGGAATTAATGGAGAGTTCAAAATCGGGTTATAAAAACCATCAATTACACCAAGATCCCTAGCGTTAAGGGAAACCGCCCGCATTTTTATACGAACTTCACCAGAACTAGGATTAGGAATTGGACGTTCAGCTACCTTCAGTTGATCGAGGCCAAATTCACTTTGAATTTCGTATACTTTCATGAGCAATCTCTCCTTTTTTTGAAGTGCATATACTTACAATAATCCATACACTACACTTAAGTAAGGAGGCACTTTATAGTGTCCAGGGAACCCAAAAGTGCATAGGAGGACTTTATATGAACCATCCATTTTCGACGAATGCCGTAGAGCCTGATATCTCGTTATCAATTTGTGGGTACAGTAAGGTCCTTGATATTATTTCTAATAAATGGACAGCTTTGGTCATCTATGCTATGGAAGATGGAATCATTCGTTACAGTGATATAAGAAGACGAATCGAAGGCATCTCTAAAAAAATGCTAACCCAAACTTTGCGGCAATTGGAACGAGATGGGTTGGTAAAGCGTGAGATTACACCATCTGTTCCACCCATCGTAGAGTATTCTCTAACTCCTTTAGGGGTATCTTTACTTGAGCCGATGAGAGCGTTAAATCAGTGGACGAGTGAAAATTATGTATGGGTTGAAAAGGCCAGAGCTTCATATGATCAAGTGGGTCAAGAGGAATAATTCGCGGGGGGATGACCTTTACGCTCTCAGGGAGAACCAATGGTTCTCCCTTTTGTTATGAAATAGGCATTAGCGTTCATAGCTATAAGATAAGTGAGTTAAATTATGGAGTGGGATTCAGTTGAATGATACAATTATTGTTATTTCACGAAATAGTAATTTTTAACATCTTCAATTAGTCGCTAGAGAGGGGATTAGGATATGGGACTTGCTGATGATCCAGTCATTGCGATTTCTGGTTTATGGATGAACTACACGGACCGAATGGTGTTAAGGGGCATTGACCTTAAGGTATACAGAGGACAAATTATTGGCTATATCGGCCCTAATGGAGCAGGCAAGAGTACAACCGTCAAAATTATGCTCGGTCTGGTAGAAGGTTATAACGGTAAAGTAGAGATTTTTGGTAGGGATATTGCTGATGGAGATGTTTCTTACAAGAAAAGAATAGGTTACGTGCCAGAGGTAGCTGAATTATATGATAGCCTCACCGCTAGAGAGTATCTAACCTTTGTAGGTGAATTGTACGGCATTAAGCGTAGTGATGTGGATTATAAAGCTGGAAAGTTAATGGCCTTGCTAGGTCTTGAGAAAGCATATGATTCGCGGATTTCAACCTTCTCCAAGGGGATGAAACAAAAGGTGCTGCTGATCTCCAGCATGCTTCATGATCCCGATATTCTATTCCTAGATGAACCGCTGAGTGGTCTGGATGCTAATAGCGTAATGGTGGTAAAGGAGATTTTTGCATCTTTGGCGGCACGGGGCAAGACCATTTTCTATTCTTCACACATCATGGATGTGGTTGAGAAGATCAGCAGCCGGATTGTTTTGATAGATGGTGGAGATATCGTAGCGGATGGGAGCTTTGCGGAGCTTAAAGAGAAGGGTAGTGAAGGATCGCTTGAGGATATTTTTAATCAATTAACTGGCTTTGATAAATACCGTGATATTGCGGGGGAATTTGTTGCGATCATGCAAGAGGTATCTTCTCATGACTGATTTCTATGTGCTGAAGCTTCTGGATAAGCTGCGAGGTGGATTTAGCCGTATCGGAGTTGATTATGACGTGATGCGGAGTATTCTGCAGGTCAAGCTGACGATGGACGGCAGAAGAACACCGACAGTGCTTGCTGGCATGCAGAAAAAGGAGGAGAAGGAGCAGAAGAAAGAGGGCTCGCCGCTGCGTGTGCAGTGGATCTATTTACTTTTTGGAGTCATGTTAATTCCTCTTATGATGTTAATGGGTAATTATATGCTGCAAATGAGCCTTGTATTTGGTGTAGTGATGTTTATGATTACGACCACATTGATCTCTGATTTCTCTTCCGTAATGCTGGATCTGCGGGACAAAAACATACTAGCTTCAAAGCCAGTGAACCGCCTTACCTTGAACATGGCGAAGAGCATCCACATTCTCATTTATTTATTAACGGTGACGCTGACACTGACCGGTCCTTCGCTGATTTTTTGCTTGTTCAAACAAGGGATACTGTTTTTTCTGTTATATGCTGCTGAGATTATTCTGATGGACTGCTTTATCCTCGTCATTACGGCGCTGCTTTATTTATTGATTATGAAGTTTTTTGATGGGGAGAAGCTCAAGGATATTATAAATTATGTGCAGATCATTTTGACTATAGGGATTACAGTAGGGTATCAGCTCATTACTAGGCTGTTCGATATTGTTGAACTGAGTACGTCTTTTAAACCGGAATGGTGGCAATATTTGATTTCTCCTATATGGTTTGCGGCTCCATTTGAGATGTTTTTTGGCGGGAAGAGGGATACACATTTCGTGGTGCTTTCAGTGCTAGCTTTAGTAATTCCGCTTCTGCTGATTGGGGCTTATATTAAGCTGATGCCTTTATTCGAAAAGAGCTTACAGAAACTATCAGAGCAAGGGAACGAGGAGAGAGGTAATGCCCGACTGGTGGACTGGATATCGAAAATAACTTGTAAGAACCCAGTAGAAGGAATGTTCTTTCGTTTTAGCTGGTCGATGATGAAGAATGAGCGTGATTTCAAGCTAAAGGTATATCCGGCCATCGGCTATTCCATCGTCTTCCCGTTCATTTTTATATTCGGGATTATCTGGGATGGTAATTTATCGTCCATTAAGGATTCAAACATGTACCTGATGATTTATTTCGGTGCGATGTTACTTCAGACGGTAATTCTAATGCTTCGATACTCTGCGAGTTATAAGGGTTCTTGGATTTATAATCTGATTCCTCTCCCGGACGCCGCACCCATATATCGGGGAATGCTTAAGGCAGCGATAGTTCGTTTACTATTACCTTTATTCGCTGTAGAAGCGATATTATATCTTTGGCTGTTTGGGTTGCGAATTGTGCCGGACTTAGTAGTAGTGCTGGTCGCAATGCTGCTTTATTCGGTCATCTGCTTCCGCTCCTATCCCCGGGTATTACCGTTCTCAGAGCGTTATGAGGCCGCTAAACAGAAGGATTACACGGCAAACTCCTTTGGGTTGTTATTCTTATTGATGGGGATGGCAGGTATACATTATGTTTTCACTTTGTTTACGGGCGGAGTGTATATTTACTTGTTGGTTCTGGTGGGTTTGAATTTATGGATATGGCGAATGACCTTTCCAAAAAACGTATCGCCAACAGGTCATGCTTCAAACTTTCCAGGTTGAGTGATTGTGTCTAATATGGACAATTTTTGCGTAATAAAAAAGGGTATGAATTATCTGATATTCGTGTACTGATTTTTTACTAGAGAAATACGCTGAAACGATTACGGGATTCAAAACCGGTGAAGAGGTTAACTTATGGATAAAATGGGCATCCACTACAATGTTTGGATTGTGTTACTATCATTTGCGCTAGCGGCAACGGCTGCTTATTCCGCACTAAATTTGATTTCGCAAGTTTCTGGTTCTTCCGGCAAAGTTCGACGCTTGTGGCTGATTTCGGGGGCTTGTGTGCTTGGCAGCGGAATTTGGGCGTTACATTATGTAGGAATCATGGCGAGTTGTTTACCCTTTGAGGTCAATTACTATATAGGCAGATCTATATTGTCGCTATTGGTCGGTGTGTTGTTCTGCTATTTGGCATTCCAGATAACGTCTGTGTCACGTTTGGGAGTATGGCGTTTAATAGTAGGCGGAATTCTTTTGGGTAGCGGAATTTCGGCTATGCATTATATCGGGATGTCCTCAATGAGGATAGAGGCGGAAATTCATTATGATGTGTGGATTCAAGGCTTTGCTATAATACTTGTTCTGGTATCGGCTTATATCGGATTATTGATGTTCTATAAGTTCAAAGAATGCGCGGGATTTCACCGATGGAAGCTGTACTCAGCATTGTTTATCGGATTTTCAGTTACCGGAATGCATTATACAAGTGTAAGGGCGAGTCATTTTGAATATAATAGCCTTCTCGAAGTCAGACCCCTTTTGATGGACAATGACGTTGTTCTGTTAATGGGGGTTTCGCTGATAACGTTACTTATGCTCGCAGTTTCTAGTGGCGCTGTATTTCTGGAGCACCATGTGCTTGAAAAGATGGCCTATCAAGATTCATTAACAGAGCTGCCGAACCGGCATGGATTGGAACGCTATTTTAAAAATGAATTTTTCGGAAGTAGATCTGGTGCCGTTTTTTTTATGGATCTGGATCGTTTTAAGTCGATTAATGATACGCTTGGACATGATATAGGTGATATGTTATTGCAGGAGGTTGCTGTAAGATTAATTCGTTCTGTAAAAGATAAAGGGAAAGTCTTTCGTTTAGGTGGTGACGAATTCCTGATTGCACTTCCGGATTGCACGCTAGAGGATGCAAAGTTAGAGGCAGAGCGTATTTTGCAGGAGCTTAAGAAATTCTATCGTATTCAGGACAACGAGCTATATGTTACTGCAAGCGTTGGAATCAGTATGACTCCTTTGCATGGGACTGATCGCTCAGCGCTAATGAAAGCCGCAGATACGGCTCTTTATACATCTAAGGATTCGGGTAAGAACAAATGCAGTGTGTTCGACCAGGAAGCCAATCGCCAGCAGTTGCGACGGATGTCGCTGGAGAAGGATCTTCGCAAAGCATTGGCACGTTCTGAGTTTATGGTTGTGTATCAGCCTAAATGGGATTCATATATGAATGTTATGGTAGGTCTTGAAGCACTGCTACGCTGGAGACACCCAGAGCATGGGATCATTTCGCCAGCTGAATTCATTCCGATTGCAGAGGAGACTGGACTGATCGTTCCGATTACCTATTGGATGCTGCATGAGGTATGCAGCCAGAACAGGTTCTGGCATAAGGAAGAGATAGCTAACGTACCCGTCTCTATTAATATGTCAGCACGGATGTTTGAGGACGGAAGCTTATACGATGTTGTAGCGGAAGCACTCACATGTTCGGAATTAGAGCCACACTTCCTTGAACTGGAGATTACAGAGTCCATTGCGATGCATAACATGAAAGAGACGGTCGCGCAGCTGTCCAGACTTCGGATGCTTGGGGTAAGAGTATCGCTGGATGACTTTGGGACAGGCTTCTCCTCTCTTGGTAATTTGGATGAGATTCCAGTCAATACACTCAAGATTGACCAAGTATTTATTCGTAACAGTAAGATGCATTCTAAGAAAGCTATTATCAGCAATATTATTGCGATTGCGACCCATCTAAATATGGAAGTCGTGGCGGAAGGTGTGGAGACACCAGAGCAGATCGAATTGCTGAAATCACTGGGTTGTAGAGTCATGCAGGGTTATTATTACGGCCGGCCGATGCCCGTTCAAGAACTGGGTGAGTGGTTTATAGCGAATACAGCAGCGTCGTGATCTATATGCATAGAAGAGGGGCTAGCGACCAAGCAGAATTTCTCTGCTTGGTCGCTAGCCCCTTTACGTTTAAGACAAAGACTATTAAGAAGGATTATACTTTGAAACGTTCAATAAGAATTTGTAGCTTCTCAGCTAGCGAGGACAGGAAGCCTGCCGCTGATTCCACTTCTTCCATTGCTGCAAGCTGTTCTTGTGAGGAGGCGGATAATGTTTCCGCACCGCTTGCTGTTTGATTAGCAATATCTACGATACTCTGAAGAGCAGCAACGAGACCATCGGAGATTAACGCTAGTTCGCGGACTGTCCCGGAAATCTGCTGACTTTGCGAAGCCATCCCAGAGACAGACATCTCAATCTCAGAGAAGGATTGGCCTGCCGTTACGATCATTTCCCGGCCTTGGTCCATCTCTTCCGTAGAGCGCTTCATGGTTTCTCCAGCTTGGTCCATCTGGTTCACGATGATGCTTACCAGTTGGCCGATTTGAGCAGCGGAGTGGGCGGATCGCTCGGCAAGCTTGCGTACGGAATGAGCAACTACCGCAAATCCTCTTCCCTCTTCTCCGGCTCTTGCAGCTTCAATTGCAGCATTTAGTGACAGTAGATTGGTTTCTTCTGCGATGCTCGCAATCGTACCCACAATATTTTCGATTTCCTTGGAATAGCCACCCAAGGTTTCAATTATGACAGCTAGATCAGTGATACTGTCACTGACGATACTCATCTGTTGCGTAGTGGAATCCATTGCTTCTCGGCCTGAGCGTGCTTTGTTCGCATTATTGGCAGCATTATTCATAGCATGATCGGCATTGCCTGCAATTTCTGTAATGAAGCGTGACAAGTCTTGTACAGACTTATAACCACCCTCCAGATTCTGTAGCTGTGTATTGGCTCCATCGGCAAGTTCGATCGTAACGTTAACGCTATGCTCGCCCGCTCGATTGGTTTCTTGTGCACTGGCAGAGAGCTCTTCGGATGAAGACGCCACCTGCATGGAGGTTTCATTGACCTCTGTAATGAGCATGCGTAGACTCTGTGTCATGCCATTGAAATTACGGGCTAGTGTACCAATCTCATCTTTGCTATTGAATGTAATAGGATCATGAGTAAGATCACCCTGTGCAACAAGATTTACACCTCTGGACAGCTTTGTTAATGGACTTACCATTCGGCGGATTAATAGATAGGCTGCCACGATAGCGATAACTAGAATGGAAGCACCGATAATAAAAGGCTGAACAATGATGTCCCGGGTCCGTTCTTGAATTAATGGACCGTCGAAATTAATAGCCATTAGAGCGACTATAGGCTTGGTAGGATCATGATCCTGATAGATGGGACCGTAGCCTGTCTTAAGAGAAGTACCTTCGTATGTATAAACCTTGGAGTAGGCGGAATGCTTATACTTAGTGATCATCTGTTTCTCTTCATCAGAGAAATAAAAAGTATCGCCTGCTTTATAACCTCTTGCTTTAAAACTCGAATCTGCGGCAAGTACTTTTCCATCTAGAGATAGAATGAATGCCTCTTTAAAAATAGCCTTATGTGCCACAATCCAA
This window of the Paenibacillus sp. FSL R10-2734 genome carries:
- the menA gene encoding 1,4-dihydroxy-2-naphthoate polyprenyltransferase; the encoded protein is MNIKSFLRFVELPTKVASMIPFLMGTLYALYRFEDFYVLRFGLMFVSLLSFDMATTAINNYYDFKKASKTHGYGYETHNAIVHFKLKESTVVATIVILLALAAGGGIALVTQTGLLVFLLGGLSFLIGILYSFGPIPISRMPLGELFSGLFMGFVIIFISAYIHTDEHVVSLLFQNGWVSLNINIMEVLYLFWFSVPAILGIAGIMLANNICDIDEDVENRRYTLPVYIGRRNALVLFKYLYYVSYLDLVVLLILGINPILVLLILLTLIPLHRNIALFTQKQEKASTFILAVKNFVLMNAARIVVLGVAVLLNAIM
- a CDS encoding Gfo/Idh/MocA family oxidoreductase, with amino-acid sequence MVQKLRWGIIGCAQIATGSVMPAIMNSDSGVITAVASRGLEKSSAVAAEFGIEKAYGSYEELLADKEIDAVYVPLPNHLHREWVIRAAEAGKHVLCEKPIALNSQEAAEMVKACNDAGVHLAEAYMYRHHPRIAEVQAIIASGEIGELRSIRGTFTYNDATDTSNIRFKSAWGGGSLYDVGCYPLSAARLLFGTEPDAVTVHAKFSPEHDNVDMMASGLVEFPNDLSLIFDCGMWAYNRQLLEILGTDGMIEVPMPFNARDEDAEFFVHSGDGVRRVEATGANPYIRQVDDFAAAVFTGERFIAPEDPVLSMRLIETCLASAKQRQRISML
- a CDS encoding dicarboxylate/amino acid:cation symporter; amino-acid sequence: MNIDNNLLSAIETNWYGFVVSIVVFGILFLLARKRIGFGARVLIGLGIGLIAGIFFQYFDLETKAISTFGSIYVSLIRMLVIPLVFILVLNSISSLTNLEYLRKIGIKTFAWFLGTTGVASIIGLSIALLFNPGQGIQQDVPADFAAREIPTFSQVILDLVPSNPVNEAATGKVVPLLIFAIFLAVAIIKIGSKKPEAVKPVRDLIESLTLVLHQVVKFIIRLTPYGVFALIAGITARYGWETLQELGSVIITSYVAMIIHFVLIFGGLVLLVAKVNPIRFFRKIYPTITVAFTTRSSYATLPVNLEVITKRLHVSPRIASFIAPLGATVNFNACGGIWPAIVAVFTAQVFGIDLNWTDYATLVLVSIISSIGVAGVPGPAVISTTVVLTALGLPLEGIAIVAGVEALIDMGRTAVNATGTAVTALLVADSEGEFDRAAFNSNDDEDDILLGTV
- a CDS encoding NAD(P)-dependent alcohol dehydrogenase, with the protein product MKVYEIQSEFGLDQLKVAERPIPNPSSGEVRIKMRAVSLNARDLGVIDGFYNPILNSPLIPVSDGVGEVVALGEHTSKFKIGDRVSGIFTQSWISGEPTQENWVSSLGSPLNGLLAEYVVLPEEGLVRVPDLLTDEEAATLPCAGVTAWHAIVEEGKVKAGETVVIQGTGGVSLFALQFTKLHGAQVIITSSSDEKLKRAKGLGADFGVNYLKNPEWDKAVLELTGGRGADHIVDLGGSSTLNKSIRALRVGGRISLVGGLSGFQVEGFEIIPAILRKARLQAINVGSRDMFETMNRAVEQNGLRPIIDSVFLFEHTVEALHHLAKGSYFGKICITF
- a CDS encoding helix-turn-helix domain-containing protein, yielding MNHPFSTNAVEPDISLSICGYSKVLDIISNKWTALVIYAMEDGIIRYSDIRRRIEGISKKMLTQTLRQLERDGLVKREITPSVPPIVEYSLTPLGVSLLEPMRALNQWTSENYVWVEKARASYDQVGQEE
- a CDS encoding ABC transporter ATP-binding protein; its protein translation is MGLADDPVIAISGLWMNYTDRMVLRGIDLKVYRGQIIGYIGPNGAGKSTTVKIMLGLVEGYNGKVEIFGRDIADGDVSYKKRIGYVPEVAELYDSLTAREYLTFVGELYGIKRSDVDYKAGKLMALLGLEKAYDSRISTFSKGMKQKVLLISSMLHDPDILFLDEPLSGLDANSVMVVKEIFASLAARGKTIFYSSHIMDVVEKISSRIVLIDGGDIVADGSFAELKEKGSEGSLEDIFNQLTGFDKYRDIAGEFVAIMQEVSSHD
- a CDS encoding EAL domain-containing protein, which translates into the protein MDKMGIHYNVWIVLLSFALAATAAYSALNLISQVSGSSGKVRRLWLISGACVLGSGIWALHYVGIMASCLPFEVNYYIGRSILSLLVGVLFCYLAFQITSVSRLGVWRLIVGGILLGSGISAMHYIGMSSMRIEAEIHYDVWIQGFAIILVLVSAYIGLLMFYKFKECAGFHRWKLYSALFIGFSVTGMHYTSVRASHFEYNSLLEVRPLLMDNDVVLLMGVSLITLLMLAVSSGAVFLEHHVLEKMAYQDSLTELPNRHGLERYFKNEFFGSRSGAVFFMDLDRFKSINDTLGHDIGDMLLQEVAVRLIRSVKDKGKVFRLGGDEFLIALPDCTLEDAKLEAERILQELKKFYRIQDNELYVTASVGISMTPLHGTDRSALMKAADTALYTSKDSGKNKCSVFDQEANRQQLRRMSLEKDLRKALARSEFMVVYQPKWDSYMNVMVGLEALLRWRHPEHGIISPAEFIPIAEETGLIVPITYWMLHEVCSQNRFWHKEEIANVPVSINMSARMFEDGSLYDVVAEALTCSELEPHFLELEITESIAMHNMKETVAQLSRLRMLGVRVSLDDFGTGFSSLGNLDEIPVNTLKIDQVFIRNSKMHSKKAIISNIIAIATHLNMEVVAEGVETPEQIELLKSLGCRVMQGYYYGRPMPVQELGEWFIANTAAS
- a CDS encoding methyl-accepting chemotaxis protein, with product MKLATKLTWMMFSVLLLVGSSIGFFGYRTAYKQVDEAAGIELVGCANITTGLIDPSDISALIAGDQSKLEAIEDRIGWIVAHKAIFKEAFILSLDGKVLAADSSFKARGYKAGDTFYFSDEEKQMITKYKHSAYSKVYTYEGTSLKTGYGPIYQDHDPTKPIVALMAINFDGPLIQERTRDIIVQPFIIGASILVIAIVAAYLLIRRMVSPLTKLSRGVNLVAQGDLTHDPITFNSKDEIGTLARNFNGMTQSLRMLITEVNETSMQVASSSEELSASAQETNRAGEHSVNVTIELADGANTQLQNLEGGYKSVQDLSRFITEIAGNADHAMNNAANNANKARSGREAMDSTTQQMSIVSDSITDLAVIIETLGGYSKEIENIVGTIASIAEETNLLSLNAAIEAARAGEEGRGFAVVAHSVRKLAERSAHSAAQIGQLVSIIVNQMDQAGETMKRSTEEMDQGREMIVTAGQSFSEIEMSVSGMASQSQQISGTVRELALISDGLVAALQSIVDIANQTASGAETLSASSQEQLAAMEEVESAAGFLSSLAEKLQILIERFKV